Part of the Bacteriovorax stolpii genome, GGTCACTTCTGCCAAAGTAGCCTTTCGCAAGACCAATTCCTCCAATGAAAAGCTCTCCACTCGCTCCAATCGGACGGTGTTTATGGTTTTCATCAAGGACGTATAAAGTTGTATTATCGATTCCACTTCCAATCGTAATCACTTCGTCAGTTGGAAGCAGGCGCTTACAAGACGACCACACTGTCGTCTCTGTCGGCCCGTACATATTCCAGACTTCAAGACAAATTGGAGTTAATGTTTTTGCTAAATCAATTGGGAAGGCTTCGCCTCCGCAAAGGATTTTAAGCGACTTGTCGCCTTTCCAGCCTGAAGCAAGAAGCAGTCGCCATGTCGATGGAGTCGCTTGCATCACTGAGATTTTTTTAGTTTCTAAGATTTTCTTTAGAACTTGTCCGTCCATTGCTTCTGAGCTGGTTGCCAGATAGACGCTCCCACCAGAGATTAATGGAAGATAAAGTTCTAAAACGGCAATATCAAAACTTAGAGTTGTAACAGCGAGAAGTTTATCGTGAGGGGCCATGAGATTTTTATTCCTCATCGCCAATAGGAAATTGATCACTGATAAATGCCCTAGCTCCACGCCTTTTGGTTTTCCAGTTGATCCAGAAGTGTAAATAACATAGGCCGTATCATTAAGAGATGATTTTACATCTTTTAATTCGTAATCAAGGGCACTGTTATTAATAAAATCAGAAATCAGATGCACTTTGGTATTCAGAAAACGAGGTGCAAGGCTTTCTTCTGAAAGGAGCGCTTTTGGACGAGCGCTTTCAATCATGTAATCCAGTCGCTCTTGAGGGAAGGCCGGGTCTAATGGAACATACCCTGCTCCTGCTTTAAGAGCTCCGAAGATCGCAATTAATAAATGAAAATCGCGCGTAAGAGAAATACCTACCAGGTCTCCTCTGCCAACACCCAATTCCATCAGTTTATTTGCACAGCGAGTGGATAATTTATCCAATTCTCCGTAAGTCATCTGGCCTTGTGATGTCTCAATCGCCACCTTTTCAGGGGTGATTCTCGCATTTTCCATAAAAAGTTTATGGAAAGGAACGAAACTCGACATATCACTAGCGGTATTATTCCACTCTCTTAAGATGAGAGTTTCCTGGTGGCGAGGAATGGGCGAAAGATTTTTTAGGGCAGTGCCTTTATTATCAAAAAGGGCATTTAAAACATGGAAGAAACACTCTTCAAATCTTTCGATTGTTTCTTTCTTAAAAAGATCTACACGGTACTCAAATCCCCCTTCAATCTTTTTATCACTTGCTTTAATCCATAGATCTAAATCAGTATGAACGCCTTCTTTATCAATATTGATTTGAGTGTAAGCCGTGTTGTTTAACATCGCTCCACGGTTACTTACGTCTTGGTAAGAAAAGAATGTCTGAAATAAGCCAGGGTGGCCGTTTTCTCTAATCGGCGCCACTTTATTAAGCACCATTTGAAAAGGCGCAAGCTGGTTATCAAAGGCCTCGAGAGCGGTTTGAGTGACAGCTTTTAAGTTTTCTTCAAAAGAATGACTTAGATGCAGGGCCGATCTAAGAGTTAAGGTGTTAACGAAATACCCAATCGTCTGCATGACTTCATCAGAAGGTCTTCCACGCACAGGAATCCCTACGATAATATCTTTGATATCCGACTCTTGATCAACATATCTAGCGAGAGTCACTTTGAAGGCCGTCAAAAAGACATTAAAGAGCGATGAGTTCTGCTCTTTAGCGTATCTTCTAAGTTTCGCCGACTGATCTGCTGTAAGGGTAAAGAAAATGCTTTTCCCGTGATTATTGGCCACCAACGGTCGTTTGTAATCAAGCGGAAGCTCTAAAACGGGAAGAGTTCCCCTTAGTTTATTTTCCCAAAAAGAGAGCTGAGAAGAGATTTTATCCTGAACAATGTGGTTATTTAACCAGCTTGTATAATCAATATATGAGACTTCAGGATTTTTTTCAAAAACAGGATTTTCTCCTCTGATCAAGGCAGAGTAAACAACATTGAGCTCTTCAAAGAAAATATCAAAGCTCCAGCCATCCCAGATTGCATGATGAATCATGAAATAGAAGACAAAATCTTCATGCCCAAGCTGATACAACTTGGCCCTGAACATTGGGGCTTCTTCTTTATTAAAAACATACTTTGACTCTTTATCTAAAAGAGCATGAATGTTTTCTTCTTTGGCATGCAGAAGCTCAAGCTTAAAATGAGACACTAAGTGTGAATCATAAACTTTTTGATTAAGCACTCCATTTTCAGAAACGATGGCCGTTCTAAGCGATGGGTGCCTATTCATTAAGAATTGAATTGTTTTTTCCAGAACTTTTACATCCAGTGCACTCTTAACCCTGATTGAGGCAGGAAGATTGTGCATGGTCGTATGAGAATCAAGCTCCTCTATATACCAAATCTGTTTTTGATTATGACTTACCGGAAAAGTCGTAAGTCCGGTTGGAGTGATTTTAGGAAGCAGAACCTCTCTCGATTTCTCCAGAGTTCCTGCGATATACTGACCCAACTCCAGGATTGTTGGGTATTCAAAAATATGGCGGATATTAATCGGCGTTTGGAACTCACCTTCCAGCAGTGCCGCCACTTCGATGGCCAGGAGCGAATGTCCTCCAATCGCAAAAAAGTTATCGTCTACGGTAATGGCGTTGTCTAAAAGAACTTGAGTCCAGATGCGCTTAATTTTATCTTCAATTTCAGGATGGCGCTTAGTGACCTTCTCTGCCTTTTTCTCTGAAACTTCTTCAGTTTTATCTGCCGGAATTTTTAAATTAGGCAGGTTAAAATCCAAAATCCCTTTAGTTGAATTTTGAATCACCAGATTCATCAAATCAATGTAAGACGAAAGCCAGTTCTCAATCGTTGCTAAACTAAAAAGATTCGTATTGTACTGGCACTCTAAAATTAATTTATCACCGGTGCTTACAGCATTGATGAAAATTTCGAAGTTATCATACTCTCTGGCAATAGTTGTATATGAAGCCTTTACGTCCTCAAACTTGAGCCCCTGATCTGGCGCTTGTTGATCAATATTGAACACCACATTTAAAAGCGGCATTTGAGAAGGATCGCGCTTAAGACTTAAATCTTTAACCAGAGGTCCATATGAATAGAACTGATGATCAAAAGCATCCAGCATTTTTGATCTTGTCGATTTCATATATTGATTAAACGGGGTGTTTTCTTTAATCGTCGTTCTCAGAGGAAGAAGATTAACCATGTGACCGATTAACTCATTTTGCTCCAGCGCCGGCTGAGAGGCCGAGGCCATACCAACCACGATGTCTTCAGATTTTGAAAGTTTAAAAAGCAAAAGATTAAAGGCCGAGATCAAAGTGCTGTAAAAACTGCACCCTTGAGAGTTCCCAAGTTTTTTCATTCCTCTGACTGTGTCCACAGGAATAACCATGTCGTAACGGGCACTATTAAATGTCCTGAAGCTTGGTCTTTTATAATCGATTGGAAAATTATTTGTTTTTAACGGCGTTTTGAATTCATTAAGCCAATATGACTTATGCTGGCTATTTAATCCATTTCTATATTCATAAACAGCAAAGTCAGCAAACTGAGGAGTTGCTTCAAGAAGAATTCTCTGCCCTTTACAAAGGGCCACATAAAACTGGCTTAATTCCGTTAATAAGATCGCCAGGGACCAGCCATCACATACAATGTGGTGAGCAGAAAAAAGAAGTGTGTAACTTGATGAAGATGTTTTAACTAAAGTGGCACGGTAACAAGGCCCACGAACCAGATCATATTTAAATTGAACTTCAGCTCTTTTTAAAACTTCCAGCTCACTTCTACTTCTGCCCGTGTAATCAAGAAACTTGATTGGTGTTTCTTGGTAAGCCTTAACAAAAAAAGTTTTACCGTCACTGCTAAAAGCAGCTCTTAAGGCATCGTGTTTTTTTATCAGTTCCTGGTAAGCAAGATTTAAAATGTCATGGCGAAGGTTTCCGTCAAAATCAATCGCAAGCGACTCATTATAACATAACGTCGCTTGCCCATCCATAACGATTGAAGCCCAGATTTCTCTTTGCGCTTCTGTTGATGGCACGGCCTTTACCAAAGGCCCTGATTCGAATGGATCGTAAGTGACCTTTTTCATTTTATCACCGCTCGAGTCCTTATACACCACTCTATCCCTTTAACTTGAAGTACTCTCCTGCATTTTCTGGATCTTCAACGAACCACGCAGGGTTTCCTTTTTCATCTCTACCAATCTTGGCTCCGACCATTGGGGCACCTTTTTGATCGAAAATTTTTGGATCCAGATCGATATCAATAGTTGCATTATTCGTTAGGAATAAGCCCATTGCCTGCATTTCTCTTACAGACTCTTTAAACGCATTTAAGACTTCTGCGAGCTCCGCATCTGTGTGCGCCAGGTTTACGAACCAAGGGAATCCGTCATAGACGTGAACACCTTTATATCTTAAAAGAGCAAAAAGGATTTCACCACCGTTAATATCCGACTTCCACTTTGGTTTCATAAGCGATCCAAAGTTGTCCATCTTAATTGGTGCTTGTTCTGTAAGTAAGAACAAGTTTAAATCGTCTACAAATTTTTGGGCCTTTTTGTTCAATTGATCAAGACGCTCTACTCCACCTTCTTTTAAAATTTCCAGTGCACCTTTTGCTGCTGCAAGTGCCAATGGGTGACGGACAAATGTACCTGCGAAATAAGTCACTCCTACCGTTGGTGTTGACTCATCTCCGTATTGCCAGTGCCCTCCATCAAGTGCATCCATATACTCTGTCTTTCCTGAAACGATACCGATTGGCATTCCACCACCGACGATCTTTCCGTATGTACAAAGGTCTGCGCGTATTCCGAAATACCCTTGGGCCCCTGCTGGGTGAACTCTAAAACCAGTGATGATTTCATCAAAGATTAAACAAGTCTTGGACTCAAGAGTGATTTTTCTCACTTCTTTTAAGAATTCTTGTGGGTGAAAGTCTGAACGTCGGCTTTGCACTGGTTCAACTAAAACGGCAGCTACTTCATGGGCCATTTCTCTGATTTTTTGTAGAGATTCTGGTGTTCCATAATCTAACACGATCATGTTTGAAACTGCTTCACCGTTAATTCCCGGAGCAGCTGGGTATGACTTCCCGTTTTTTGCTCCTCTTAAAATAACTTCATCATTGATCCCGTGGTACGAACCACTAAAAACGATGATCTTCTCTCTTCCTGTAACAGTTCTGGCAATTCTCATTGCTCCTAAAACGGCCTCTGAACCAGTATTACAAAAAGCTGTTCTTTCATTTCCAGTTAATTCATTAACCAGGTTAGACACTTCAGCAACCAATGGGTGCTGAGGTCCAAGCTCAATCCCTTCCTCAATCTGGCGAAGAACGTATTTTTTAATTCTCTCGTTTCCATTACCAAAGAAGTTAGAACCGAAACCACAAGTCATATCGATATACTTGTTGTCATCTAAATCCCAAAGGGTTTGCAAGTATGATTTCTTCACAACGATTGGGTAAACGATTTCTTTGCTCTCTGGCTTAAATCCCGTTACGACACGTGGATCAGCATGGTTTACACGGTTGTCCTGCGTGAATTTCTTTGAACCTTTTGTTTTAGCAATATATTGATTAAAGAAATTTTTAACTTTTGGATTCTCTAGCAGTTTTAGCTCTGAGTTTTTCTCTGCAATGATCCTTGCTTGAGCACCGAACGCTTCTTTAACATTCGTTACGCTCACCTTTCCTTTTTTAGGAGCTTCTTCTTTTGCTGCAGGAGCTTGAGGCATTGCCTGAGAAGCCGTTGGTGCAGGGATTTGGATTTGTGCTTGAGGAGCTACTGTTTGTGTCGCAGGAGAAAGAGCGGCCATTGGTTGACCACTTAAAAGCATAATCTGCTGAGACATTAACTCAAGCTGACGGTTGATGATTGACTCTAGCCCTGTCCCCGTTGTCGCTGGGCTCAGAGTTGGAATGATCACATTATTTTGTGCTGGTATTGGTGCAGTCATGACTACTTGTTGCTGAATCGGAGCTGGAGCCGCCGGAGCTGGAGCAATACTTGCTGCAGAAGCAGGTGCCGGAATTGCCGGAATCTGAACTTCAGGAACAGGACTTGCCGCTGCTGGAGCATCAACCTTTATATCCACTTTATCAACTAAGTGATTAGCTAACAGGTTAATTGATGCATAATCTTCCATCAATTGCCTGAAAGTGATATTCACTTTTAATTCTTTCTTTAATAGAAGTGCCACCTGAGTGAGAAATAATGAATCCATTCCCATTTCTAAAAAGGTCACATCATTGCCATAGCTTCCGACTTCCATTCCGGAAGATCTTTCGAAAATCTCGACAAGAGTGTTTTGAAGAGCGGTTAATTTTGCATTCATAGGCTTTTCCTCAGTGCGGGGTTCTGATTTTGTATATAAAGTTTTAGTAAGAGCTTTTTTCTTGTGATCAAGCCACAGCCTGTTTTCTTCAAAGATATAAACAGGGGCAATCACCTTTCTTCTGTCGCTTTCTTGAAATTGAATCGATGGATCGCTTACCTTGAGTCCTGACAACCACAGGTCTCCAAGGGCCTTATTAAACGACGCCATTTCTACTTCAGTCTTAGCACCCATAAGAGTGACGATCTTAGCGTCTGAGCCTGAGACAAAACTCATCTCTTTCTTTGCCAGATTCGTCAGGATATTTTTTGTTCCTACTTCTAAAAGCAGGATATTCTTTTGTCCTAAAATCTTATTAATGGTACGGGCAAACTGCACCGTATCCACAATATGATTTGCCCAGTACGAGGCTTCCCCAAAAAGATCCGACTCAAGATTAGTCGTCACTGTTGAGTACATGCTTGTCGTTGGTTTATTGAGAGTCAGTCCTTTTAAGAAAGCCTCAAACATTTCAACCGCTGGCTTCATCATGCGCGAGTGGAAGGCGTGCGATGTTTTAAGCTCAATCGCTGCAATTCCTTCCAGGGCCAGCATTTCTTTTAATACCAGAACCTTTTGAGTTTCTCCGGCCACGACACATGAAGCTGATCCATTAACGGCCGCGATATCTAGTTCAAGATTCGCCAGACGCTTTTGCAAGTCCTCTTCAGGCATTCCTACTGAAAGCATCATGCCTGTTGGAAGTGACTGCATGATCTCTGCTCTCTTAGCAATAGCACGCAGACCATCTTCTAATGAGAAGACTCCATTCATTGTCGCCGCTACGAACTCCCCAATGCTGTGACCGATATAACCTTTAGGATTAAAGCCTAAAGCTTTGAGAGTCATCGCCAGTGAGTACTCGACGATAAAAATTGCTGGCTGAGAGTAGAAGGTATTATTTAAGCTCTCTTCCGAGCTCTCACTCAGAATAATGTCTTTAATATTGTACGAAAGATGCTTATTAATCAGTGTGCAACACTGATCGAATAAATCTCTAAAGACAGCGTTGGCCTCATAAAGACCTTTTCCCATTTGCTTATAATGTGAGCCTTGCCCAGGGAACATAAAATAAAGTTCTGGAGTTTTAGTGAACTCTCCAGTTCCTGAATTGGTCCCGTTAATTTTGGCCAGGTCATTATGAGAGCTTGCCGAAATAAAAGACCTGAACTTGTAGTCCCTTCTTCCCGTCTCAAGCGTATAAGCAATTTTCTTCCACTCGGTGATGTCTGATTTTTGTAAGAAGTTCAGAAGCTCGTCTCTCATCAGTTTCATCTGTTTTTCAGTTTTAGCTGAAATCTTAAAGAGTGTCGGGCTCTGATCGTGAATTGAATTTGAAGCTTCCGCTTTATACTCTTCAATAATCACGTGAGCGTTTGTTCCCCCAACACCAAAAGAAGAAATCCCCGCCCTTCTCGGCCCCTGAGTTTCAGGGAAAGGACGAGTTTCATTCGTAATGATAAAAGGAGAATTATCTAAATCTAATAGTGGATTTGGGTTATGGAAATGAGCCGTTCCCGGAATCATTCCCGTCTTCACGGCCTTCACTGCTTTCATAAAGCTTGCCACACCAGCTGATCCTGTTAAGTGACCAAGGTTGGATTTTAATGAGCCAAGATAGCAGTAATTTTTGGCTGCCGTTGATTTTCTAAAAGCTTTAGTTAAAGCTTCTACTTCAATCGGGTCTCCAACAGGAGTCGCTGTTCCATGGGCTTCAATGAAGCCAATTGTATCTGCAGTGATATTTGCGTCTTTTTGCGCGCGAAGGATGGCCTCAGCTTGCCCCATTACACTTGGAGCTGTGAAACTCATCTTGTTGGATCCATCGTTATTGATCCCAACACCTTTAATGACTGCTAAAATATTATCGCCATCTCTTTGAGCATCAGAGAGTCTCTTTAAAACGACAACACCACCGCCATCAGTGAACACTGTTCCCGTGGCCTCGCTATCAAATGAACGGCACTCACCGTTTTTCGTTAAAATCCCGCCTTCCTGGAATAAGTGTCCAGTGTGAGGAGCTCCAGAAATAGAGATCCCTCCGGCCAGGGCCATGTCGCAATTTTTTAAACGCAAGCTATTAACTGCTTCAATGATGGCCACTAAAGAAGTTGAGCATCCTGTATGAATTGAAAGCGCTGGTCCTCTAAGGTTTAATTTAAAGGCCACACGTGTAGCAATATAATCTTTTTCCAGACCAAGCATGACATTGAAGTCGCCAATCATGGCCACTTTTTCCGGGTACTGATCAACCAGGCGGTTGTATTTCGAGTTCCCCATTCCAGCAAACACTCCAATAGATCCCTGGAAGTTTTCTGAGGTGTAACCCGCAAGCTCCAGACCTTCGTGAGTAAGTTCCAGGAATTTTCTTTGCTGAGGATCCATCAACTCTGCTTCACGCGGAGTCATCCCAAAAAATTTGTTATCAAATGATTCTTGCCCCGGGTAGACACCTTCGGCAAAAACATAATTTGGATCGTTGCTCATTTCTTCTGAGACATCCGGATTGATTTCATCTTTTGAGAAAATTTCAATACTGCTTCTTACGTTAATCAAGTTCGTCCAGAACTCATCAACATTTTTGGCGCCCGGGAATCTTCCGGCCATACCGATAACGGCAATATCATTTGAGATAAGACCTGTGTTCAGGTCATCTCTTTCAAACAGAGCATCTAGTTCATCTCTTTCATTATTCATGAAAGCGGCAACCTTTCTAATGGTTGGCAATTGGAAAAGATCGACGACTGTCAGCTGTTTTTCAGATACGAGATTGATGTCGATTAAGATCTTAATGGCCATCAGCGAGTTACCGCCAAGGTCAAAAAAGTTATCATCAATACCGATTCCCTGAATTTTTAAGTATTTTGTCCAAAGCTTTAAAAGCTTCGCATGAGTTTCATTTTCAACCTCCGCGTACTCCACTGAAAGATCTGGTCTCTCATTGCTTG contains:
- a CDS encoding type I polyketide synthase; the protein is MFIHSLFEKTADQKENAIALSMGDRACTYLELEKLSNKIAHVLRDNGVQPGDVVGVSMKRSFELVATVIAILKNGAAYLPLDPEYPVERLKYMVAHSRVSKIIAHETFINIFADSRADVLCFEKMNLDTASEERVIVDAKNIDLAYVIYTSGSTGNPKGVSMNHKALVNLIEWQNEQTINKNTITLQFTPLSFDVHFQEMFSTLSMGGELVLISEEMRLDTHALLKELIKKNVNRLFLPYVALNHLSEVAVAHNLIPLNLKEVTTAGEQLKVTSNIRSFFKKLNGAFLYNHYGPSESHVVTSLTLEGNPDAWPGLPTIGKAIKNSQVHILDENLNPVADGVEGDLYLAGTCLANGYLHSPELTSERFLDHEKLGRIYKTGDIGFVNPEGNIVFLGRKDGQVKIRGYRIELGEIEVSLLKQKHVDGGVVKVVELNEENVICAYITGNAQIGELREKLRLELPEYMVPSHFIKLKAIPLTPSGKVDYKNLPLPSNERPDLSVEYAEVENETHAKLLKLWTKYLKIQGIGIDDNFFDLGGNSLMAIKILIDINLVSEKQLTVVDLFQLPTIRKVAAFMNNERDELDALFERDDLNTGLISNDIAVIGMAGRFPGAKNVDEFWTNLINVRSSIEIFSKDEINPDVSEEMSNDPNYVFAEGVYPGQESFDNKFFGMTPREAELMDPQQRKFLELTHEGLELAGYTSENFQGSIGVFAGMGNSKYNRLVDQYPEKVAMIGDFNVMLGLEKDYIATRVAFKLNLRGPALSIHTGCSTSLVAIIEAVNSLRLKNCDMALAGGISISGAPHTGHLFQEGGILTKNGECRSFDSEATGTVFTDGGGVVVLKRLSDAQRDGDNILAVIKGVGINNDGSNKMSFTAPSVMGQAEAILRAQKDANITADTIGFIEAHGTATPVGDPIEVEALTKAFRKSTAAKNYCYLGSLKSNLGHLTGSAGVASFMKAVKAVKTGMIPGTAHFHNPNPLLDLDNSPFIITNETRPFPETQGPRRAGISSFGVGGTNAHVIIEEYKAEASNSIHDQSPTLFKISAKTEKQMKLMRDELLNFLQKSDITEWKKIAYTLETGRRDYKFRSFISASSHNDLAKINGTNSGTGEFTKTPELYFMFPGQGSHYKQMGKGLYEANAVFRDLFDQCCTLINKHLSYNIKDIILSESSEESLNNTFYSQPAIFIVEYSLAMTLKALGFNPKGYIGHSIGEFVAATMNGVFSLEDGLRAIAKRAEIMQSLPTGMMLSVGMPEEDLQKRLANLELDIAAVNGSASCVVAGETQKVLVLKEMLALEGIAAIELKTSHAFHSRMMKPAVEMFEAFLKGLTLNKPTTSMYSTVTTNLESDLFGEASYWANHIVDTVQFARTINKILGQKNILLLEVGTKNILTNLAKKEMSFVSGSDAKIVTLMGAKTEVEMASFNKALGDLWLSGLKVSDPSIQFQESDRRKVIAPVYIFEENRLWLDHKKKALTKTLYTKSEPRTEEKPMNAKLTALQNTLVEIFERSSGMEVGSYGNDVTFLEMGMDSLFLTQVALLLKKELKVNITFRQLMEDYASINLLANHLVDKVDIKVDAPAAASPVPEVQIPAIPAPASAASIAPAPAAPAPIQQQVVMTAPIPAQNNVIIPTLSPATTGTGLESIINRQLELMSQQIMLLSGQPMAALSPATQTVAPQAQIQIPAPTASQAMPQAPAAKEEAPKKGKVSVTNVKEAFGAQARIIAEKNSELKLLENPKVKNFFNQYIAKTKGSKKFTQDNRVNHADPRVVTGFKPESKEIVYPIVVKKSYLQTLWDLDDNKYIDMTCGFGSNFFGNGNERIKKYVLRQIEEGIELGPQHPLVAEVSNLVNELTGNERTAFCNTGSEAVLGAMRIARTVTGREKIIVFSGSYHGINDEVILRGAKNGKSYPAAPGINGEAVSNMIVLDYGTPESLQKIREMAHEVAAVLVEPVQSRRSDFHPQEFLKEVRKITLESKTCLIFDEIITGFRVHPAGAQGYFGIRADLCTYGKIVGGGMPIGIVSGKTEYMDALDGGHWQYGDESTPTVGVTYFAGTFVRHPLALAAAKGALEILKEGGVERLDQLNKKAQKFVDDLNLFLLTEQAPIKMDNFGSLMKPKWKSDINGGEILFALLRYKGVHVYDGFPWFVNLAHTDAELAEVLNAFKESVREMQAMGLFLTNNATIDIDLDPKIFDQKGAPMVGAKIGRDEKGNPAWFVEDPENAGEYFKLKG